From Camelina sativa cultivar DH55 chromosome 7, Cs, whole genome shotgun sequence, one genomic window encodes:
- the LOC104700687 gene encoding uncharacterized protein LOC104700687, with the protein MATSKCYYQRPSHRFFTTDQHVTAASDFELDEWDLYNTGSDSAPSFSFSDLTITSGRTGTNRKDSVSGTAASSLPVNVPDWSKILGEESQRQSQVSNEEEEEEVEGGARRVPPHELLANRRMASFSVHEGAGRTLKGRDLSRVRNTIFKIRGIED; encoded by the coding sequence aTGGCGACGAGTAAGTGCTACTATCAACGGCCAAGCCACCGTTTCTTCACCACCGACCAACACGTGACCGCAGCTTCAGACTTCGAGCTAGACGAATGGGATCTTTACAACACCGGTTCTGATTCAGCTCCCAGTTTCAGCTTCAGTGATCTTACGATCACTTCCGGTCGAACAGGAACTAACCGGAAAGATTCGGTTTCTGGTACAGCTGCGTCTTCGTTACCGGTCAACGTACCGGACTGGTCTAAGATTCTTGGGGAAGAGAGTCAAAGACAGAGTCAGGTTTcgaatgaggaagaagaagaagaagtggagggAGGTGCACGGCGTGTTCCGCCGCATGAATTGCTAGCGAACCGGAGGATGGCTTCGTTCTCGGTTCATGAAGGTGCTGGGAGGACTTTGAAAGGAAGAgatctgagtagggtgcggaatactatttttaaaattagaggGATCGAAgattaa
- the LOC104700686 gene encoding uncharacterized protein LOC104700686, whose protein sequence is MTSKTCLLFFFSSLIFTNFALAQDRAPHGLAYETPVAFSPSAFDFFHAQPKNTDATFDPCAESGCSPLPVAAKVQGASAKAQESEVASMSVGSKSGIGAGGVVGIIFGLAFAVMM, encoded by the coding sequence ATGACTTCAAAAACTtgcctcctcttcttcttttcttctctaatCTTCACAAACTTCGCCTTAGCGCAAGACCGAGCTCCTCACGGATTGGCTTACGAGACTCCAGTGGCATTTTCACCTTCTGCATTTGACTTCTTTCACGCGCAGCCAAAAAACACTGATGCCACTTTTGACCCTTGCGCAGAATCCGGCTGCTCGCCTCTCCCCGTGGCTGCAAAGGTTCAAGGAGCTTCAGCTAAAGCACAAGAAAGCGAGGTAGCATCAATGTCAGTTGGTTCTAAAAGCGGAATAGGAGCTGGTGGTGTGGTTGGGATCATCTTTGGACTTGCGTTTGCTGTGATGATGTGA
- the LOC104704425 gene encoding glutathione S-transferase T3-like, which produces MDSNDSMNPYHPSSSYMNLLHSQLDNQNLEYTHLDSPISEIPSEPPSPQENRKSRKAWLPTDDIMLREASQCKQRWGRISDLVCKFVGCYEAATREKSSGQNEDDVILLAHQIYFNDHGQKFTLEHAWLHLRYDKKWCASISKGNGVKRGRVNIDGSEQDAHQPIDVDESLPRPPGVKAAKEKSKKSSNTQPIDVEEDGKAYLEFQLERVSRMYEMKQKDFELKEREFAMKKEYIKHVMLDNLTAKKDSLTESEKALKDKLIDDMMSS; this is translated from the exons ATGGATTCAAATGACTCCATGAATCCATATCATCCCTCCTCTAGCTATATGAACCTGTTGCACAGTCAACTTGATAACCAAAACCTTGAATACACTCATCTTGATAGTCCAATTTCTGAAATTCCATCTGAACCTCCATCCCCTCAAGAAAATCGCAAGTCAAGAAAAGCATGGTTACCAACAGATGATATCATGTTG AGAGAGGCGAGTCAATGTAAGCAGAGGTGGGGGAGGATAAGCGACTTGGTGTGCAAGTTTGTTGGCTGTTACGAGGCTGCGACTAGGGAGAAGTCTAGTGGAcagaatgaagatgatgtgatTTTGTTAGCACATCAGATTTACTTTAATGATCATGGACAGAAGTTTACCCTTGAGCATGCATGGCTTCACTTAAGATACGATAAAAAATGGTGTGCCTCCATCAGTAAAGGTAATGGAGTGAAAAGGGGAAGAGTGAATATTGATGGGTCTGAACAGGATGCACACCAACCGATTGATGTGGATGAATCATTGCCCCGTCCTCCTGGTGTTAAGGCTGCCAAGGAGAAGTCCAAAAAATCCTCTAACACCCAACCGAttgatgtggaggaagatggGAAAGCTTACTTGGAGTTTCAGTTGGAGCGTGTGTCGAGGATGTATGAGATGAAGCAGAAGGATTTCGAGTTGAAAGAGAGGGAGTTTGCTATGAAGAAGGAGTATATCAAGCATGTGATGCTTGATAATCTGACTGCTAAAAAGGATTCACTAACTGAATCAGAAAAAGCTCTTAAGGATAAGCTAATTGATGACATGATGTCATCTTGA